A region of the Aythya fuligula isolate bAytFul2 chromosome 24, bAytFul2.pri, whole genome shotgun sequence genome:
tgcccggccgggccgagccgaggGCAGCGCCACCCGCCCGACCCCGCCGCGGGGCGAGGCAccggctgggctgggagcctgCCGAGCCGCCTCTGCCCAGCCCGGCCGTGACTCACGGCGCGCATCAGCCGCcgctgcctcagtttccccgcGGTGCGGTGGGCAGCGCGTCGCCGAGCCCCgccagggagggagggggcagcgccgggccccGGGCTTCTCCCGGCACCCCGGTGGAAAAACGCCCCGGGAGCCCcgcggggcaggggcagggcggCGGGGACAGCGCCGGGGCCaagggggccggggccgggggggtcgctccggggggcaccggggagggGCCGCGCTGGGTGGGAGCTGCCCGGGCCCCCCCGCGCGTCCCCTCTGCCCCCGGCTCCTTCCTTCAGCCTGGGGGGTCGGGGGGCTGGGGTCGTGCCTGGCGGTCCCCTCCGCCCCCCCTGCGTGTGTCCCCGGGATGGGACACGGCCACGGGGAGttgtggctctgctgcagcacccacggggagcagaggggctggcgGGGGGCTCAGGACCCCGCTGGGGGCTGGCTCAGGATGGGGCGATGTGGTGGCCTCGCACCCGCTGGCTGCTAACCCTCGCCCCCCCGCCTGGCATCCCCAGGAGCCCTCCAGTGTCAGGGGCAATCGGTGCCGACCCCCCCAGGGCAGGGGTGCGCAGAGCCGAGCCCAcccaggggagcagcacccCCTTGCccgggggctcctcctgccgcgccccccagccctgcagcgcTCAGCTCGGTGCCTCTGTAGCACAGGTGGAGAGGGGTCCTGCTGGGGGGGATTttggcacccccagcccctgccttcTCCGTGGGGTCCCCCTGTGCCTGCCCACGCACTGCCCACCAAGGGAAAGCGGTCACCCCacggggctgggtgctgccggGGGGCTTCAGCGCtgggccctgctcctgccccctgcTCGTAGTGCTGAGggtggggggctctgggggccTGGCCCCAACCCCAAAGCGCCGGCACCCCCCTGCACTTCCCTGGGGGTCCGTCCCCATCCCACACAGGCCGGGGGGCGGCGTGGCCTCGCACCCGGGCTTCTGCCACGGGGAgaaaggggggaggagggcagggggtcTCGGCCACCCCCCCTCCCGCGGCGCCGGTGGGAAGTCGGGGGGCGGGAGCTGGTGGCGGCAGGTGGATTTCAACACCGGGGTGGGGCCCGGCCCCCGTGGGGTTTGCACAGCTCCCGGTGAGTCACGGCCGCGCTGCGGGGAGCAGCAGGTgcctggggccggggctgcgtGGCCGCAGGCGAAGGCAGCCCTGAGCCCGGCTTCAAAGCGCTGCCGCTGGCTCGGCCCCGGGGCTCCGCTCCCCTGTCCCACTGCCAGctggcccgggggggggctgcggccccACAACAGCTCGGGGGCTCCCGGGGGCTGTGTCCCAGTGCTGTGGGGCAAGACCCCAGGGCTGGGCCGGGAGTGGGGCGGGGgcttggggctgctgcttgctgctctaCAGCCCCCGGGGGACCCCAGCTGCGGTCGATGCCCCGGCCGTGTTAGGGGGGTTAGGGCAGGGAGGGTCGAGGCAGAGCCCTGCGGCTCCCCCGGGTACAGGAATTCggccccagctcctctgggccACAGACGTGACCCGCTGGGTCCGCACCGGGGGCTGGCGCTGGGTCTGCAGGGCCGGTGCCCCCTgcctgggggctgaggggggggtGCCCCTGCCTGGCCTCTGTCCCGCTGGGCTGTGTGGTGGGGAAATGTCCTCAGTGGGGGGGTGCTGGGTGACGGGCACTGGGGACACTGCCCTGGGCTGGACACTGCCCCGGCAGGGCTGGCACCCGCAGCACGGCGCTGAGCCCACACGGGCACTGCcgcctgcctcagtttccccgagcactgcagggctctgcccggGGCcaggagccggggccggggctgccgccGGTGACAGCCCCCCCGGTGCCAGGGCGGGCGGCCGCGGGGAGACCCCGGGGCgggcaagggggggggggggccggagGGGCGAGGGCGCCCGCAGCCCTCTCTTCTCACGGCTCCTCTctcccccgccgcccctccTTGGCCCTGCAGGTCTGTCTGCGCCACCGCCCGCGCCGCCGTTCGGCAATGCTCACAGCTGTCTGCGGCTCTCTTGGGAACCAGTCCTCCGACGCGCCCCGCGCCTCCCCGACCCACCTGGACCTGCAGCCGCTGCAGCCCTTCCAGCCCCACGGCAGCGCCGCGGCGGGCGCCGACTTCGCCTCCCCGCTGCCGCCCCCGGAGCTGCCGCTGGCGGGCCCCGACGCCGCCTTCGCCGCCCCCGGCGCCTACGAGCCCCATGGCCCCCCGCGGCTAGAGCTGCCCCCcgacggccccgccgcccccggctcCTACGCCAAGCTGCTGCAGGCGGCCCCGGACATGGCGCACCCCTACGAGCCCTGGTTTcggcccccccaccccggcccccccggcgaGGAGGGGGGCGTCAACTGGTGGGACCTCCACGCCGGGGCCAGCTGGATGGAGCTGCCCCACGGGcagggggggctgcaggtgccCGCGCCCCCCGGGCTGCAGCCGCCGCTGGGGGGGTACGGCGGGGGCGAGCCCCAGCTCTGCGCCCCCCCCgcccacctcctgccccccgcccagcacctcctggggcCGGAGGGGGCCAAGGCGCTGGAGGGGCCCCC
Encoded here:
- the SP6 gene encoding LOW QUALITY PROTEIN: transcription factor Sp6 (The sequence of the model RefSeq protein was modified relative to this genomic sequence to represent the inferred CDS: inserted 4 bases in 2 codons) yields the protein MLTAVCGSLGNQSSDAPRASPTHLDLQPLQPFQPHGSAAAGADFASPLPPPELPLAGPDAAFAAPGAYEPHGPPRLELPPDGPAAPGSYAKLLQAAPDMAHPYEPWFRPPHPGPPGEEGGVNWWDLHAGASWMELPHGQGGLQVPAPPGLQPPLGGYGGGEPQLCAPPAHLLPPAQHLLGPEGAKALEGPPEAEXGGGRAKGGRRAVPRGGGQAACRCPNCQEAERXGGPCPDGAKRKHLHNCHIPGCGKAYAKTSHLKAHLRWHSGDRPFVCNWLFCGKRFTRSDELQRHLQTHTGTKKFTCPVCGRVFMRSDHLGKHMKTHDGAKDGGEPEAKGAGEPPAAKGGKREPEGGNAAPTN